ACCCAGAAGTTCACGTTCTTCTTGGGTGAGTGTCACAATGTATTTGTTCATAGTCGAACCTCCTTGGTTGAGTATGAACAAAGTATAACATTATATTACGACATTTCAAGGTTGACGTGACACTAGCATAGTTTTCTCCGTAAAGAATCTCGACATTTCACAAGACTGGGGCGCGGTTGTTGACTATGCCCAGCTTACCTACGATGCGGTGCCTGAGCCTGCTACAATGTTTTTGTTTGGAGCTGGAATTACAGGTCTTTTAGGAATAGCAGCACGTAGAAAAAAGAATATCCAAAAAT
The sequence above is a segment of the Desulforhopalus sp. genome. Coding sequences within it:
- a CDS encoding PEP-CTERM sorting domain-containing protein encodes the protein MPEPATMFLFGAGITGLLGIAARRKKNIQK